A window of the Syntrophorhabdaceae bacterium genome harbors these coding sequences:
- a CDS encoding MmgE/PrpD family protein: MNESFALAQYIYETDYDDLPHEAADVTKKALLDGIGVILGATTLGEGCRLFVELAKRGGGKPESTIIGFNARVPSYMAAFANGAMAHALDFEDAHEGALVHSNAAPIPAGLAVAEATGKTGGKELITALTLGSDIVCRLGLALKDNPLDHGWYTPPILGAFGATATASKLLGLTPEQIVDALSLCLCQATCTAEIVSSPRSYMRAVRDSFAAKSGVLSALLVKDGVRGFDYPIEGKAGLFGLFANGNYDSDVLLKDLGVTFESANIAFKPWPSCRGTHAYIQGAIELAREGNIGPEDIEAVKVVVGESPLNRRLCEPLERKRHPAVAIDAKFSIPFTVAVALVRGAVTLDHFTADALKSREVLQIAERVTCEVIADEVWKHSSEEGYVEMKLKDGEVKSRNIRLVYGQPLNPMDAQSLIAKFKNCASYSEKKIPEKTIQEIVQMVMNLEGLTHIGQLTEVL; this comes from the coding sequence ATGAATGAATCTTTCGCGCTAGCGCAATACATCTACGAAACCGATTACGATGACCTGCCCCACGAGGCGGCGGATGTAACCAAGAAGGCCCTTCTTGACGGGATAGGCGTTATTCTTGGTGCGACAACCCTGGGCGAGGGGTGTCGCCTCTTTGTGGAACTTGCAAAAAGAGGAGGCGGCAAACCGGAAAGCACGATCATCGGCTTTAACGCCAGGGTCCCCAGTTACATGGCGGCCTTCGCGAACGGGGCCATGGCTCATGCCCTCGATTTTGAAGACGCCCATGAGGGGGCGCTGGTTCACTCCAATGCGGCCCCCATTCCCGCGGGGCTCGCCGTAGCTGAGGCAACCGGCAAGACGGGTGGCAAGGAATTGATCACGGCTCTCACCTTAGGCAGCGACATAGTCTGCAGGCTGGGGCTCGCCCTCAAAGATAATCCTCTGGACCACGGCTGGTATACGCCACCGATCTTAGGGGCCTTCGGCGCCACGGCAACCGCATCCAAACTCCTCGGGCTCACGCCGGAGCAGATCGTCGACGCCCTTTCGCTGTGCCTCTGCCAGGCGACGTGCACGGCCGAAATCGTCTCCAGCCCTCGCTCCTACATGCGGGCCGTGAGAGATAGCTTCGCCGCAAAATCAGGCGTGTTATCGGCCCTGTTGGTCAAGGATGGGGTACGCGGGTTCGACTATCCTATCGAGGGCAAAGCCGGATTGTTCGGTCTTTTTGCAAACGGGAATTACGATTCGGACGTGTTGCTGAAAGATTTGGGCGTAACCTTCGAGAGCGCCAATATCGCTTTCAAGCCGTGGCCAAGCTGCAGGGGCACTCACGCATACATCCAGGGAGCTATCGAACTGGCGAGGGAAGGCAATATCGGACCCGAAGACATAGAGGCGGTCAAGGTTGTGGTGGGTGAGAGCCCTCTCAACCGGCGGTTATGCGAGCCTCTGGAAAGAAAAAGACATCCCGCGGTTGCCATCGACGCCAAATTCAGTATTCCCTTTACCGTTGCCGTTGCCCTGGTCCGCGGCGCAGTGACGCTCGATCACTTCACTGCTGACGCCCTGAAAAGTAGAGAGGTTTTGCAGATTGCAGAAAGGGTGACCTGCGAGGTTATTGCCGATGAGGTATGGAAACATTCCTCGGAGGAAGGCTATGTCGAGATGAAGCTCAAAGACGGAGAGGTCAAATCCAGAAATATCCGTCTTGTCTACGGCCAGCCCCTTAATCCCATGGACGCTCAGTCGCTTATTGCGAAATTCAAAAATTGCGCATCCTATTCCGAGAAAAAAATACCTGAGAAAACTATCCAGGAGATAGTTCAGATGGTAATGAATCTGGAAGGATTGACCCACATCGGGCAATTAACTGAGGTGCTGTAA